In Prunus dulcis chromosome 2, ALMONDv2, whole genome shotgun sequence, a single genomic region encodes these proteins:
- the LOC117617741 gene encoding protein Ycf2: MKGHQFKSWIFELREILREIKNSHYFLDSWTKFNSVGSFIHIFFHQERFIKLLDSRIWSILLSRNSHLQGSTSNRYFTIKGVVLFVVAVLIYRINNRKMVERKNLYLTGLLPIPMNFIGPRNDTLEESFGSSNINRLIVSLLYLPKGKKISESCFLDPKESTWVLPITKKCIMPESNWGSWWWRNWIGKKRASSCKISNETVAGIEISFKEKDIKYLEFLFVYYMDDPIRKDHDWELFDRLSPRKRRNIINLNSGQLFEILVKDWICYLMFAFREKIPVEAEGFFKQQGAGSTIQSNEIEHVSHLFSRNKCAMQNCAQFHMRQFLQDLFFSWGKNPHESDFLRNISRENWLDNVWLLNKDRFFSKIRNVSSNIQYDSTRSSFVQVTDSSQLKGSSDQSRDHFDSISNEDSEYHTLINQREIQQLKERSILWDPSFLQTERTEIESDRFPKCLSGYSSMSRLFTEREKQMNKHLLPEEIEEFLGNPTRSIRSFFSDRWSELHLGSNPTERSTRDQKLLKKEQDVSFVPSRRSENKEIVNIFKIITYLQNTVSIHPISSDPGCDMVPKDELDMDSSNKISFLNKNPFFDLFHLFHDRNRGGYTLHHDFESEERFQEMADLFTLSITEPDLVYHKGFAFSIGLDQKQFLNEVFNSRDESKKKSLLVLPPIFYEENESFYRRIRKKWVRTSCGNDLEDPKPKIVVFASNNIMEAVNQYRLIRNLIQIQYSTYGYIRNVLNRFFLMNRSDRNFEYGIQRDQIGNDTLNHRTIMKYTINQHLSNLKKSQKKWFDPLIFISRTERSVNRDPNAYRYKWSNGSKNLQEHLEHFISEQKSRFHFQVVFDRLRINQYSIDWSEVIDKKDLSKSLPFFLSKLLLFLSKFLLFLSNSLPFFFVSFGNIPIHRSEIHIYELKGPNDQLCNQLLESIGLQIVHFKKLKPFLLDDHETSQKSKFLINGGTISPFLFNKIPKWMIDSFHTRNNRRKSFDNMDSYFSMISHDQDNWLNPVKPFHRSSLISSFYKANRLRFLNNPHHFCFYCNKGFPFYVEKARINNYDFTYGQFLNILFIRKKIFSLCGGKKKYAFLERDTISPIELQVSNIFIPNDFPQNGDERYNLYKSFHFPIRSDPFVRRAIYSIADISGTLLTEGQIVNFERTYCQPLSDMNLSDSEGKNLHQYLNFNSNMGLIHTPCSEKYLPSEKRKKRGLCLKKCLEKGQMYRTFQRDSAFSTLSKWNIFQTYMPWFLTSTGYKYLNFIFLDTFSDLLPILSSSQKFVSIFHDIMHGSDISWRILQKKLCLPQWNLISDISSKCLHNLLPSEEMIHRNNESSLISTHLRSPNVREFLYSILFLLLVAGYLVRTHLLFVSRAYSELQTEFERVKSLMIPSYMIELRKLLDRYPTSELNSFWLKNLFLVAREQLGDSLEEIRGSASVGNMLWGGGPAYGVKSIRSKKKYLNINLIDIISIIPNPINRIAFSRNTRHLSHTSKEIYSLIRKRKNVNGDWIDDKIESWVSNSDSIDDKEREFLVQFSTLTTEKRIDQILLSLTHSDHLSKNGSGYQMIEQPGAIYLRYLVDIHKKYLMNYEFNTSCLAERRIFLAHYQTITYSQTSCGANSFHFPSHGKPFSLRLALSLSRGILVIGSLGTGRSYLVKYLATNSYVPFITVFLNKFLDNKPKGFLVDDSDDIDDSDDIDDSDDRDFDTELELLTMMNALTMGMMPEIDRFYITLQFELAKAMSPCIIWIPNIHDLDVNESNYLSLGLLVNYLSRDCERCSTRNILVIASTHIPKKVDPALIAPNKLNTCIKIRRLLIPQQRKHFFTLSYTRGFHLEKKMFHTNGFGSITMGSNVRDLVALTNEALSISITQKKSIIDTNIIRSALHRQTWDLRSQVRSVQDHGILFYQIGRAVAQNVLLSNCSIDPISIYMKKKSCNEGDSYLYKWYFELGTSMKKLTILLYLLSCSAGSVAQDLWSLPRPDEKNGITSYGLVENDSDLVHGLLEVEGAPVGSSRTEKDCSQFDNDRVTLLLRPEPRNPLDMMQNGSCSIVDQRFLYEQYESEFEEGEGVLDPQRIEEDLFNHIVWAPRIWRPWGFLFDCIERPNELGFPYWVRSFRGKRIIYDEEDGLQENDSEFLQSGTMQYQTRDRSSKEQGFFRISQFIWDPADPLFFLFKDQPFISVFSHREFFADEEMSKGLLTSQTDLPTSIYKRWFIKNTQERYFELLIHRQRWLRTNSSLSNGFFRSNTPSESYQYLSKLFLSNGTLLDQMTKTLLRKRWLFPDEMKIGFM, encoded by the coding sequence ATGAAAGGACATCAATTCAAATCCTGGATTTTCGAATTGAGAGAGATATTGAGAGAGATCAAGAATTCTCACTATTTCTTAGATTCATGGACCAAATTCAATTCAGTGGGATCTtttattcacatttttttccaTCAAGAACGTTTTATAAAACTCTTGGACTCCCGAATTTGGAGTATCCTACTTTCACGCAATTCACATTTACAGGGTTCAACAAGCAATCGATATTTCACGATCAAGGGTGTAGTACTATTTGTAGTAGCGGTCCTTATATATCGTATTAACAATCGAAAGATGGTCGAAAGAAAAAATCTCTATTTGACAGGGCTTCTTCCTATACCTATGAATTTCATTGGACCCAGAAATGATACATTGGAAGAATCTTTTGGGTCTTCCAATATCAATAGGTTGATTGTTTCGCTCCTGTATcttccaaaaggaaaaaagatcTCTGAGAGCTGTTTCCTGGATCCGAAAGAGAGTACTTGGGTTCTCCCAATAACTAAAAAGTGTATCATGCCTGAATCTAACTGGGGTTCGTGGTGGTGGAGGAACTGGATCGGAAAAAAGAGGGCTTCTAGTTGTAAGATATCTAATGAAACCGTCGCTGGAATTGAGATCTCATTCAAAGAGAAAGATATAAAATATCTGGAGTTTCTTTTTGTATATTATATGGATGATCCGATCCGAAAGGACCATGATTGGGAATTGTTTGATCGTCTTTCTCCGAGGAAGAGGCGAAACATAATCAACTTGAATTCGGGACAGCTATTCGAAATCTTAGTGAAAGACTGGATTTGTTATCTCATGTTTGCTTTTCGTGAAAAAATACCAGTTGAAGCGGAGGGTTTCTTCAAACAACAAGGAGCTGGGTCAACCATTCAATCAAATGAAATTGAGCATGTTTCCCATCTCTTCTCGAGAAACAAGTGTGCTATGCAAAATTGTGCTCAATTTCATATGCGGCAATTCCTCCAAGATCTCTTCTTTAGTTGGGGGAAAAATCCGCACGAATCGGATTTTTTGAGGAACATATCGAGAGAGAATTGGTTAGACAATGTGTGGTTGTTAAACAAGGATCGGTTTTTTAGCAAGATACGGAATGTATCGTCAAATATTCAATATGATTCCACAAGATCTAGTTTCGTTCAAGTAACGGATTCTAGCCAATTGAAAGGATCCTCTGATCAATCCAGAGATCATTTCGATTCCATTAGTAATGAGGATTCAGAATATCACACATTGATCAATCAAAGAGAGATTCAACAACTAAAAGAAAGATCGATTCTTTGGGatccttcttttcttcaaacGGAACGAACAGAGATAGAATCAGACCGATTTCCTAAATGCCTTTCTGGATATTCCTCAATGTCCCGGCTATTCACGGAACGTGAGAAGCAGATGAATAAGCACCTGCTTCCGGAAGAAATCGAAGAATTTCTTGGGAATCCTACAAGATCCATTCGTTCTTTTTTCTCTGACAGATGGTCAGAACTTCATCTGGGTTCGAATCCTACTGAGAGGTCCACTAGAGATCAGAAATTGTTGAAGAAAGAACAAGATGTTTCTTTTGTCCCTTCCAGGCGAtcggaaaataaagaaatagtTAATATATTCAAGATAATTACGTATTTACAAAATACCGTCTCAATTCATCCTATTTCATCAGATCCGGGATGTGATATGGTTCCGAAGGATGAACTGGATATGGACAGTTCCAATAAGATTTCATTCTTGAACAAAAATCcattttttgatttatttcatCTATTCCATGACCGGAACAGGGGGGGATACACGTTACACCACGATTTTGAATCAGAAGAGAGATTTCAAGAAATGGCAGATCTATTCACTCTATCAATAACCGAGCCGGATCTGGTGTATCATAAGGGATTTGCCTTTTCTATTGGATTGGATCAAAAACAATTCTTGAATGAGGTATTCAACTCCAGGGATGAATCGAAAAAGAAATCTTTATTGGTTCTACCTCCtattttttatgaagagaATGAATCTTTTTATCGAAGGATCAGAAAAAAATGGGTCCGGACCTCCTGCGGGAATGATTTGGAagatccaaaaccaaaaatagtGGTATTTGCTAGCAACAACATAATGGAGGCAGTCAATCAATATAGATTGATCCGAAATCTGATTCAAATCCAATATAGCACCTATGGGTACATAAGAAATGTATTGAATCGATTCTTTTTAATGAATAGATCCGATCGCAACTTCGAATATGGAATTCAAAGGGATCAAATAGGAAATGATACTCTGAATCATAGAACTATAATGAAATATACGATCAACCAACATttatcaaatttgaaaaagagtCAGAAGAAATGGTTCGAtcctcttatttttatttctcgAACCGAGAGATCCGTGAATCGGGATCCTAATGCATATAGATACAAATGGTCCAATGGGAGCAAGAATTTACAGGAACATTTGGAACATTTCATTTCTGAGCAGAAGAGccgttttcattttcaagtaGTGTTCGATCGATTACGTATTAATCAATATTCGATTGATTGGTCTGAGGTTATCGACAAAAAAGATTTGTCTAAGTCacttcctttctttttgtccaagttacttctttttttgtccaagtttcttctctttttgtcTAACTcacttccttttttctttgtgagTTTCGGGAATATCCCCATTCATAGGTCCGAGATCCACATCTATGAATTGAAAGGTCCGAATGATCAACTCTGCAATCAGTTGTTAGAATCAATAGGTCTTCAAATCGTTCatttcaaaaaattgaaaccctTCTTATTGGATGATCATGAGACTTCCCAAAAATCTAAATTCTTGATCAATGGAGGAACAATATCACCATTTTTGTTCAATAAGATACCGAAGTGGATGATTGACTCATTCCATACTAGAAATAATCGCAGGAAATCTTTTGATAACATGGATTCCTATTTCTCAATGATATCCCACGATCAAGACAATTGGCTGAATCCCGTGAAACCATTTCATAGAAGTTCATTGATATCTTCTTTTTATAAAGCAAATCGACTTCGATTCTTGAATAATCCACATCACTTCTGCTTCTATTGTAACAAAGGATTCCCTTTTTATGTGGAAAAGGCCCGTATCAATAATTATGATTTTACGTATGGACAATTCCTCAATATCTTGTTCATTCgcaagaaaatattttctttgtgcggcggtaaaaaaaaatatgcttTTTTGGAGAGAGATACTATTTCACCAATCGAGTTACAGGTGTCTAACATATTCATACCTAACGATTTTCCACAAAATGGTGACGAAAGGTATAACTTGTACAAATCTTTCCATTTTCCAATTCGATCCGATCCATTCGTTCGTAGAGCTATTTACTCGATCGCAGACATTTCTGGAACACTTCTAACAGAGGGACAAATAGTAAATTTTGAAAGAACTTATTGTCAACCTCTTTCAGATATGAATCTGTCTGATTCAGAAGGGAAGAACTTGCATCAGTAtctcaatttcaattcaaacatGGGTTTGATTCACACTCCATGTTCTGAGAAATATTTACCATccgaaaagaggaaaaaacgGGGTCTTTGTCTAAAGAAATGCCTTGAGAAAGGGCAGATGTATAGAACCTTTCAACGAGATAGTGCTTTTTCAACTCTCTCAAAATGGAATATATTCCAAACATATATGCCATGGTTCCTTACTTCGACAGGATACAAATAtctaaattttatatttttagataCTTTTTCAGACCTATTGCCGATACTAAGTAGCAGCCAAAAATTTGTATCCATTTTTCATGATATTATGCATGGATCAGATATATCATGGCGAATTCTTCAGAAAAAATTGTGTCTTCCACAATGGAATCTGATAAGTGATATTTCGAGTAAGTGTTTACATAATCTTCTTCCGTCCGAAGAAATGATTCATCGAAATAATGAGTCATCATTGATATCGACACATCTGAGATCGCCAAATGTTCGGGAGTTCCTCTATTCAatccttttccttcttcttgttgCTGGATATCTCGTTCGTACACatcttctctttgtttctcGAGCCTATAGTGAGTTACAGACAGAGTTCGAAAGGGTCAAATCTTTGATGATTCCATCATACATGATTGAGTTGCGAAAACTTCTGGATAGGTATCCTACATCTGAACTGAATTCTTTCTGGTTAAAGAATCTCTTTCTAGTTGCTCGGGAACAATTAGGAGATTCTCTAGAAGAAATACGGGGTTCTGCTTCTGTCGGCAACATGCTATGGGGTGGTGGTCCCGCTTATGGGGTCAAATCAATACGTTCTaagaagaaatatttgaatatCAATCTCATCGATATCATAAGTATCATACCAAATCCCATCAATCGAATCGCTTTTTCGAGAAATACGAGACATCTAAGTCATACAAGTAAAGAGATCTATTCAttgataagaaaaagaaaaaacgtGAACGGTGATTGGATTGATGATAAAATAGAATCCTGGGTCTCGAACAGTGATTCGATTGATGATAAAGAAAGAGAATTCTTGGTTCAGTTCTCCACCTTAACGACAGAAAAAAGGATTGATCAAATTCTATTGAGTCTGACTCATAGTGATCATTTATCAAAGAATGGCTCTGGTTATCAAATGATTGAACAACCGGGAGCAATTTACTTACGATACTTAGTTGACATTCATAAAAAGTATCTAATGAATTATGAGTTCAATACATCCTGTTTAGCAGAAAGACGGATATTCCTTGCTCATTATCAGACAATCACTTATTCACAAACCTCCTGTGGGGCTAATAGTTTTCATTTCCCATCTCATGGAAAACCCTTTTCGCTCCGCTTAGCCCTATCCCTCTCTAGGGGTATTTTAGTGATAGGTTCTCTAGGAACTGGACGATCCTATTTGGTCAAATACCTAGCGACAAACTCCTATGTTCCTTTCATTACAGTATTTCTGAACAAGTTCCTGGATAACAAGCCCAAGGGTTTTCTTGTTGATGATAGTGACGATATtgatgatagcgacgataTTGATGATAGTGACGACCGTGACTTTGATACGGAGCTAGAGCTTCTAACTATGATGAATGCGCTAACTATGGGTATGATGCCGGAAATAGACCGATTTTATATCACCCTTCAATTCGAATTAGCAAAAGCAATGTCTCCTTGCATAATATGGATTCCAAACATTCATGATCTGGATGTGAATGAGTCGAATTACTTATCCCTCGGTCTATTAGTGAACTATCTCTCCAGGGATTGTGAAAGATGTTCCACTAGAAATATTCTTGTTATTGCTTCGACTCATATTCCCAAAAAAGTGGATCCCGCTCTAATAGCTCCgaataaattaaatacatgCATTAAGATACGAAGGCTTCTTATTCCACAACAACGAAAGCACTTTTTCACTCTTTCATATACTAGGGGATTTCacttggaaaagaaaatgttccATACTAATGGATTCGGGTCCATAACCATGGGTTCCAATGTACGAGATCTTGTAGCACTTACCAATGAGGCCCTATCGATTAGTATTACACAGAAGAAATCAATTATAGACACTAATATAATTAGATCTGCTCTTCATAGACAAACTTGGGATTTGCGATCCCAAGTAAGATCGGTTCAGGATCATGGGATCCTTTTCTATCAGATAGGAAGGGCTGTTGCACAAAATGTACTTCTAAGTAATTGCTCCATAGATCCTATATCTATctatatgaagaagaaatcatgTAACGAAGGGGATTCTTATTTGTACAAATGGTACTTCGAACTTGGAACGAGCATGAAGAAATTAACGATACTTCTTTATCTTTTGAGTTGTTCTGCCGGATCGGTCGCTCAAGACCTTTGGTCTCTACCCCGACCCGATGAAAAAAATGGGATCACTTCTTATGGACTCGTTGAGAATGATTCTGATCTAGTTCATGGCCTATTAGAAGTAGAAGGCGCTCCGGTGGGATCCTCACGGACAGAAAAAGATTGCAGTCAGTTTGATAATGATCGAGTGACATTGCTTCTTCGGCCCGAACCAAGGAATCCCTTAGATATGATGCAAAATGGATCTTGTTCTATCGTTGATCAGAGATTTCTCTATGAACAATACGAATCGGAGTTTGAAGAAGGGGAAGGAGTCCTCGACCCGCAACGGATAGAGGAGGATTTATTCAATCACATAGTTTGGGCTCCTAGAATATGGCGCCCTTGGGGCTTTCTATTTGATTGTATCGAAAGGCCCAATGAATTGGGATTTCCCTATTGGGTCAGGTCATTTCGGGGCAAGCGGATCATTTATGATGAAGAGGATGGGCTTCAAGAGAATGATTCGGAGTTCTTGCAGAGTGGAACCATGCAGTACCAGACACGAGATAGATCTTCCAAAGAACAAGGCTTTTTTCGAATAAGCCAATTCATTTGGGACCCTGCGGATCCACTCTTTTTCCTATTCAAAGATCAGCCTTTTATCTCTGTGTTTTCACATCGAGAATTCTTTGCAGATGAAGAGATGTCAAAGGGGCTTCTTACTTCCCAAACAGATCTTCCTACATCTATATATAAACGCTGGTTTATCAAGAATACGCAAGAAAGGTACTTCGAATTGTTGATTCATCGCCAGAGATGGCTTAGAACCAATAGTTCATTATCTAATGGATTTTTCCGTTCTAATACTCCATCCGAGAGTTATCAGTATTTATCAAAGCTGTTCCTATCTAACGGAACGCTATTGGATCAAATGACAAAGACATTGTTGAGAAAAAGATGGCTTTTCCCggatgaaatgaaaattggaTTCATGTAA
- the LOC117617742 gene encoding 50S ribosomal protein L2, chloroplastic: protein MAIHLYKTSTPSTRNGAVDSQSNPRNNLIYGQHRCGKGRNARGIITAGHRGGGHKRLYRKIDFRRNEKDIYGRIVTIEYDPNRNAYICLIHYGDGEKRYILHPRGAIIGDTIVSGTEVPIKMGNALPLTDMPLGTAIHNIEITLGKGGQLARAAGAVAKLIAKEGKSATLKLPSGEVRLISKNCSATVGQVGNVGVNQKSLGKAGSKCWLGKRPVVRGVVMNPVDHPHGGGEGRAPIGRKKPATPWGYPALGRRSRKRNKYSDNLILRRRSK, encoded by the exons ATGGCGATACATTTATACAAAACTTCTACCCCGAGCACACGCAATGGAGCCGTAGACAGTCAATCCAATCCACGAAATAATTTGATCTATGGACAGCATCGTTGTGGTAAAGGTCGTAATGCCAGAGGAATCATTACCGCAGGGCATAGAGGGGGAGGTCATAAGCGTCTATACCGTAAAATAGATTTTCGACGGAATGAAAAAGACATATATGGTAGAATCGTAACTATAGAATACGACCCTAATCGAAATGCATACATTTGTCTCATACACTATGGGGATGGTGAGAAAAGATATATTTTACATCCCAGAGGGGCTATAATTGGAGATACCATTGTTTCTGGTACAGAAGTTCCTATAAAAATGGGAAATGCCCTACCTTTGA CCGATATGCCCTTAGGCACGGCCATACATAACATAGAAATCACACTTGGAAAGGGTGGACAATTAGCTAGAGCAGCAGGTGCTGTAGCGAAACTGATTGCAAAAGAGGGGAAATCGGCCACATTAAAATTACCTTCTGGAGAGGTCCGTTTGATATCCAAAAACTGCTCAGCAACAGTCGGACAAGTGGGGAATGTTGGGGTGAACCAGAAAAGTTTGGGTAAAGCCGGATCTAAATGTTGGCTAGGTAAGCGTCCTGTAGTAAGAGGAGTAGTTATGAACCCTGTAGACCATCCCCATGGGGGTGGTGAAGGGAGGGCCCCAATCGGTAGAAAAAAACCCGCAACCCCTTGGGGTTATCCTGcacttggaagaagaagtagaaaaaggaataaatatAGTGATAATTTGATTCTTCGTCGCCGTAGTAAATAG